Within the Sarcophilus harrisii chromosome 2, mSarHar1.11, whole genome shotgun sequence genome, the region AGCAGTCATCCAACTTCCACTTTAAGACCATTTTTGTTTACTTACCTCTCAAGACTACTTCCACACTATACTCTGCTATAGAACATTGTACGTGATggtgagttttgtttttgttttgatcttgCTCAGACTTCAGGTCAGAAGACTTGCTCATAAGGTAGGGAGGTTCAGGAGGATGTGGGGTGCTTGTGGGTTTCTTTTTTGTGTTAGTGCgtatcagaaggacctgagttctatCAGGCATTTACTATtcaactttggacaagtcacttcacttgtttacatcagtttcctcaactgtaagatggagataataatagcactcaatTCCTAGAATTGTTGGAGCAATCAACAAaagcattcaataaacatttattaggcatttgcTCTGTGCCTGGTACTtgtattaagcactggggatataaaaagaagccAAAGAGGACAGTAAGAAATTTGAAATCTAACAGGGGAGACAATATCcaaacaaatgtatacaaagcaagctatatacagggcaaacaggaaataattaaaagagggaaagcactggaattaagggaGGTTAATTTTTAGGTTAGTTTTAGTAAAAACTTAAAAGGAGCCAGAGAGGTCAGTTctcagagagaagaagggaaagccTTCCAGGCATtggagacagccagagagaatgagattatatatttttaacaattaaatatatatctttaatatttttccattacattaaaacaatttttttacatttgttttttaaacttttgagttccagtttctctcccttatccccacccccaaTTAAGAAACctcatgtaaagttatgcaaaacatttctataaaaattatgttgtgaaagaaaacagatttctcaCCCCaatggaaaaaaactaaaaaaaaaaaaaaaaaaaaatcgataACTTACTAGAAAATTTACCATGAAAGAGtcaatatcaaaaatcaatttcaagaaactcaacatAGTTTATATTCTTTACATAGGAAATTTATAGCTtatgtttaagactgacaacAATGtgacagctcaaaagaaagattggggcagagttaagataaaaatagtaattatgtcatacaaatgaggtacagaggaagaaaagacacaGAGGCCTTGGCGGAGGGAGAGGAgagcttgtagttctgaaaacttacatcaggaatgggttaaataggtaacagtacatatatattttgaaggGTATGGCACCCTCTAaagtctataaagaaataatggaggagggatgggaggacagggaagcaaaggatgagggaagaagagaagggagggatccatggtgGGGGGAGGGTAAGTAATAACATggcaaattaaggagcagaattaaagcaaagtcaGCAAGCATAAGAATGTCTATGTGTAGAATGTGTGttaatatatatatctacatatctacatacatatatatatatcttaactGTATATATATCATAACTGTATAACTTAACTTGCTTGGAGGTGGAgggatgaaaagggggaaaaagaataaagtaaaataggTACCAAGTGGAGAAAAAAGAACCATTTACAAGCAAATAAAGAGAAGATGGACAGTTgtgaatatactttcttctactaatatatatactttcttgaactggtatttgATGTTATTATCTTGACTCccccctgatgttctgctgggtatatgacaatgttttctttattttgtttcattttgttttgtattcctttttctgcttttcttttttcttattgtttctttaaataaaataaatttggattaaaaaaagaataataaagttgaaaagagaaaaaatgcttcaatctgtattcagacaaccaattccttctctgaatatggataggatttttcaaaTATCCTTCACAGTAGTTATGGATCattatactgctgagaatagcaaagttatttacAGCTAGTCATTccaaaatattgctattactttgtatacatatacagtgtacatttcactttgtgttCTTGGaggtctttctaggtttttgttttttgcttttttctgagagcatcctgctcatcatttcctatagaatattctatcacaaatacatatcacaatttattcagccattccccaattaatgtgTATcccccctcagtttctaatttttttgccctgagaagagaactgttattttattttattttattttttggtacatacaagtcattttcttttctttcttactttttttttttttgtcaagtgTTTAGTACAGTAGCTGGCATATGGTAGAAACTAGcttgtaataatagtaatagtagtagtaacaaaGGGGGCCATCAgcatttaatgtttgttgaattaaattgaaaggaATCATTGAGTACAAGAATGGAATCATGGGAACTTCGTAGAGGTGATCTGAAGGAGTCAACCTCCCCATTCTTTGTTGAGTCGTGTTCCACTCTTCTTGACCCCGATTTGGGgctttctcggcaaagatactggagtggtttgccctttccttctccagtccattttacagaggaggaaattgagccATGAAATGAAACTTGCCCCTGGGGTCATTCAGGTAGTAAGCACCTGAGGTCAAGTTTGagctcgggtcctcctgactgcaggaccagcgttctgtccactgcaccccctagccCCCAATTTTACAGCCCAAGAAACTGAAAGGTGAAATAGCTTGtctcaggtcacacagctggtttgTGACACCCCTGAGAGAGGTCCCAGACACGGGTGGTACCCCGAGAAACCAGCGGCCTAGCTTGCTCTCCGCGCAAAGCCTCTTTTCGCGTGACACCTTATCCCCTAACTGCGCGCGGTTTGGAACTTGATTCCGCGGGATGGGGCTGAGGTAGGAGGTGCGCTGTCCAGCTCTCCCAAAGCGGGAAGCTACCGGGTCTTTCTTCCGTTGTCTTCTTTTACCCTGGCGTGGTCCAGGGAGTTCAGTGGAGGCTGGTGTGAGCCAGCCCTCTCCAGGGGCTCCGTGCCCGGGCTCGCTTCCATTCCGTCGGGAAAAGGGGGTCACGGCACCCTAGAGGTGAGGGCGTGGGAGGGGTGGGAGAGGGATTTCTACTCGGGCCTGAGCCTGGCTCACAGTGGGACGGGGGTGGGGCCGGGGCTGCTGTGACGTCAACACCGGCATTGAGACCCCCACAATGCCCGTAAGGACCAGAACCCCGGGCGGCGCCAGACTCTGCAGGTGAATAAACGGGTTTGGGAAAGATTTGGGGAGGGTTTGGGGAGGAGGAGCTACCCCGCCGATGGATCACGGCAGGGGGCACCACTCGGGGCTGACCCTGACAAATCAGAGCATTCCCGGGGGGCATGATGAAAACTCGAGACTGAAGGGAGGACGCTGGGATGGGGAGGGGACTCCCCAGAGTGCGGCCCAGGTCCCCTGCTCACTTTTTTGGGGTAAGGATGGTTCAGCCGCCCCTAGAGACtaattcccccttctctttctccaacattcagcctccctctccccccattcaatttattttcattctaccAGTGGTAGAATAGGGTGGTATTACTTATGGTGTTTTGTCAACAATTCCCTGCCCAAGGAGGGAGGAGCTCCAGAGAGGAGATGGGCTGGGGATGGCTCTGGGACAAAGAGGCAGGAAACACTCAGGAGTGAGCTCCCCATCCCCTCGGGGATGATTCCAATCGGCCTATGTATAACGTTTCCCTTCAAGAAGCCCAGGTATTAAGTCCAGGAAAATTATgattctctctcacacacaaaaagcactttaaaataacCAAGTGTGGGATTCCTACTAACAAACCTGTAAAGTAGATAGTGTAGGCattattccctatttatttttTGCCTATTAACAAATTGGGGTTCAGAAAGGTTAAAGGTCAAATAGCTAGTTATTTTAGAGCTGAAATTTAAACCAAACCTTCTTGATTGAAAATTCAGGAGAGTCAACTGAACCATCTTGACTCTATTCTTCTACAAGAAGGGGagaaagactgagagacagagagaaacagagacactgagagagagaaaatattttctgatagGCTTTGAGATTGTCCCTACTTGGGAGATAGTTAGGGAATTAGAATAGTAAATGACTGAAACAAGGCAGAAGAATAGAGGTATCCTTTTCCCCTACCTCCTAGGCAAAAACCCAGCCAGTCTACAAGATTCATTTCCTGTGGGGACAATCCCCACCTCCAGCCACCCAGGGCCCTGAGAATACCAGCTACCCCGTCCTCTCCAATCCCACCCTCTCTCCTGCAGGGAAGCTGTCCCAGTCCCTCGGCCTAGGGCCTGGGAGAGGCTGTCAGACATCCCCCTGCCCTTGTGATCATCTGGTGGCCACTCGGTGGTGATCAGGACCTGGAACTcaacatccatccatccatccctccaGGCCCCACACACCATCACCAGCTGTTGAGCCCAAGAGAGTTCTGGACGTTACCTGCTCAGTCCACGTAGGGTCAGGACCATCCCTGGCCCCAGGGGCAGCTGAGTCAGACAGCAAGACCCTGAAACTCACAGGCCAGGCCAGGCCTACAAATCTGGCTACCAGCACCCAGATTTAAAGAAACCTGATTCACTGAGAAGACTGGAAACCATTTCCCTCACCCCCAGGTGCACAGATATTTAATGTCTAACAGGAAAGTCAAATCCCCTCAGCCTGAAACTTCACCCTTGAGGCAGCTCCTTGTGTAGTTCCAAACCTCTTTGTCCAAGAGCTTCACTACAAAAAGAGaatttcccctctcctcttcccccttgaAGGATCAGGTCCATCTCTGTGCCCGCTCATGAGTGTGGGCCCCCAGCCCCTGGGAAATGGACATCAGTATCCAGAACATCCTGAGCTTTTGCTTTGGACGCTTTCTAGGGTCCAAGAACAGCCAGCCATTCCTGCCCAAGATTGAAGGCCCTCTGCTACAGATCATGGGCCGCCCCGCATCGGAGGCGGAAGATGCCCTTCTGGAGAATGAAATCATCCCAGACAGCATGCCGTGCTTCCCAGAGGGAGACAGTATGAGCAGCACAGAGAGGGACCAAGGCCCTTGGGATGCGGTATTGTCCCCTGACGGCGAGGGATCCACAGGGGTTGTGGACAGAAGCAAGCTGCTGTGGGAGTCCAACCTCATCCCCATCTCTGAGGCCTTGGGGGCTCCAACCACGGAGCACCCTGCCAGCTGTAACTGTGGGCAGCTGGGCCCCATAGCACTCTTCTCTCTCCCGGAGGCCACAGAATCAGTGACGCGCAACTCCTCCCAGAGCCTGGCCACCCACACCAGACAAAATGATTGGAGGATGGATACAGAAGAGAGGAAAGACATCACAGAGCTGATGAGCAATTTCTCAATGAGGCCCGACTCTGCCAGACAGCTGTGGCACAAGAATCGGGTGTGCCAGGCGTATCATGGAACTCCGGAGGCAGGCCGGCCCTCCTCAGGGTACTGGGGCCCCCCTCAGCCCTTCAGTCATACGGACTCTGGCGAAGCAAGAGCCCTGCAGCCACCTCAGCTAGACCTGGGTCCCACACAAGGCTGTGCCAGCCCGAAGCCCTATTGTGAATGGTCAGATACACAGGCACACGCTGACACAAACATGCACATAGAAAAGCCGTCTCAAGCACATCAGCATCAGCATGAGCACTTACATAGAAAAAAGCATTTTCGCATGAAAACAGACACAGACCTAGGCCATCCAACCCTTTAATTCCCCTCAAAGTTTTCTGTCCTACAGTAATATCCTGGGGATGGACTGAAGGATCCTGGGAGGGGGCAGGGGAGTGCTTCCTGGGATTTGGAGAGAAACAAGTGTCCAATAAAGGCAAGAAGACTCCCTCTCTGCTCTATATGACTGGCCTCTTTCTGCGTAATCTCATCGTATGAGCTTTGTATGGGGGataggggggagggagggcatgGTTTAGGGGGATTCCCAGGAGGGCAGCATTCTTAGATTCTCAGCGTTTGCCCCAGATAAAACCAACTTAGGTGGTCCCGATGTGAACTTCACTAATCCTACACCTCccaacccattttatagatcaggaaaccaATGCCTAAGAATAATTTGCACCAAGAGCATCAGAggtatgatttgaattcaggtcctcagaCTGGAagcaagtactttttttttttttaactatcccACCTTGCCTCCTTATTCTTTCCTGCCCCCTCCCAGAACTCTGCTCCTCCTGAACTGTCAGAACACTTTTGATAACTGAGGGTGTCAGCTTCCAAACCTCCATTCTGTAAGAGTCCCCCAAACTTTAACCTTCCCCAAAGTGTCAGAACATCTAGGATATTTCCCCTAGAATATCAGAACCCCCTAAAACTTCCTCCACCCATGTCATCTGTAACATGCAGGGGAGTTACTGATTGTATTCTTTGTGGGGCAGAAAGCTCAGTTTACCCCTTACACCATCacatcctttccccttcttcctccaaatCTCTAGAGTCTTGAGCCTTGGCCCTATGACCTATTAGGgtcacagaatcataggatttagaactgtaAGGGACTTTAGAGAATGTCTAGTCTGGTTCTCTGAATTTGAAAATCTAGAATATGAGCCCCCAGCCTAGGGCCCCGAGCAAAAAAGTGTTGGAGTCCATGCCCCATCTTGCCTGCCAGATAGACGCCTACTACATACCTGTCTTGCTTAGCCCATGTGTCACTAGAAAGGAGCAGATCACAAAGCAGGTCTCTTAGCTATCCTAGGTTCCCACCCCCCACCCGCCTGTGGGTCTTGGATGGCTCCAGCCCCTTATCCAGGGCTGTGGTGGTTCcgggaggagacagagacaaacagcaGCAGCTGGAAGAGCCTTATCTCTGACCCAAGAATAGacactggggaggaggggagatggggggaggaggagagggctAGAGTATAGCTGACCAAAGAGAACTATTGTGGGACTGAGGCCTGGGGAGGGAAGTCAAAGTCCATTTTTATGGTCCCTTCCTTTGGGAAGCCTCCCTTGATTATCTGGGCACCTGCCATGTATCTCCTGATTCCCTTTCTATAGCACTTACTGTCTATAGCCTGAAATGGAATACATGAGTCCAGGTTTTCCTGTCCCTTGTGTAACTTTCATAGAAAGCAAGAACTGGGGGCCCTAAAAGATCAATAAAACCAACCTCAATCTTTGAGTAATAGAGTGAATTAGTAGAATGAGTACATAGTATAGTGCCCAAGCTTTAGGCCTACTGCATAATCTTTATAATGATTTATGGTTGGAAAATACTTAAGTGTGGTCATTAAACCTAATTCTCCttattctacaaatgagaaaactgggacctAGAGCGATAAAGTGACTGGCACAAGAAAGCCACACTACTAATTGAGTAGCAGAGCCAGGttctgaacccagatcttcaaGACTCCCAATCCAGTGCTTTTCCcactaaaaaaaagaatggttaaaaagtaggattttaagATTTGGACCTGGGAGACACTTGACAAATTACCTAGAGCCATCTCATtttaaggaagaagacaaggaacatattaagcacctattatgtgccaggcaccgggCTAAGCATTTtccaaaaatctcatttaattccTAAAGAAGGAACCAAATCTTAAGAAGTGACAGTTTGTACCAAGTCACAAAGGTTATCAACCTACCGTTTGAAGCAAATTTTCCTAATTCTCCATGATGTTCTTTTCACTTTGTTCCCTCCTCCACATAAGTGACTCTTGTATCACTGTGATCTTCTATTTGGGAAGACTGTGTTGTCTCCTGCTAGGCCCCCTCACAGGGCCTAACATCCTTAGGAAATTAGGTGCAAGTCAAACACTTGTCCAATCACTCAGAAATAAGACTCCCTCACAGCTAGGGTGTCACTTCAGATATAAACGGCTTTCCAGCACATCTTTTATTCTCTAGACAGCCTTGTGAGAGAATCAGGACAATACTTCTTAAGCTCATTTTATTTCTAGGAAATCTGAGGCCCAGAGGGACTTGGCCAAATCAGCAAGTgtctattaagcacctattatgtgc harbors:
- the LOC100929784 gene encoding uncharacterized protein LOC100929784 isoform X1 — encoded protein: MDHGRGHHSGLTLTNQSIPGGHDENSRLKGGRWDGEGTPQSAAQVPCSLFWGSKNSQPFLPKIEGPLLQIMGRPASEAEDALLENEIIPDSMPCFPEGDSMSSTERDQGPWDAVLSPDGEGSTGVVDRSKLLWESNLIPISEALGAPTTEHPASCNCGQLGPIALFSLPEATESVTRNSSQSLATHTRQNDWRMDTEERKDITELMSNFSMRPDSARQLWHKNRVCQAYHGTPEAGRPSSGYWGPPQPFSHTDSGEARALQPPQLDLGPTQGCASPKPYCEWSDTQAHADTNMHIEKPSQAHQHQHEHLHRKKHFRMKTDTDLGHPTL
- the LOC100929784 gene encoding uncharacterized protein LOC100929784 isoform X2; translated protein: MDISIQNILSFCFGRFLGSKNSQPFLPKIEGPLLQIMGRPASEAEDALLENEIIPDSMPCFPEGDSMSSTERDQGPWDAVLSPDGEGSTGVVDRSKLLWESNLIPISEALGAPTTEHPASCNCGQLGPIALFSLPEATESVTRNSSQSLATHTRQNDWRMDTEERKDITELMSNFSMRPDSARQLWHKNRVCQAYHGTPEAGRPSSGYWGPPQPFSHTDSGEARALQPPQLDLGPTQGCASPKPYCEWSDTQAHADTNMHIEKPSQAHQHQHEHLHRKKHFRMKTDTDLGHPTL